One window of the Eucalyptus grandis isolate ANBG69807.140 chromosome 8, ASM1654582v1, whole genome shotgun sequence genome contains the following:
- the LOC104416928 gene encoding transcription factor NAI1: MVNNSRFLGTPESASMEILSSQLFPEIVTEETLHHMYQHHQMNAFDFPLEDFDSKLFSSETYSPSETTRGLMDLPVEVAPTIMERPMKMPKTERWSNSCSPGTYKAPTMVMSSPSSSSQLISFGSLDSFPTESQQIYGAYKIQDCQTETDRTGPMSRPPMHTRKHLIAERMRREKLSQSFIALSAIIPGLKKMDKASILSHAINYMKQLQERVKKLEEEVAIRTVESVVIGKKSQVSAYDDMFSLDENSNHFEQQLPEIEARVLDKHVLLRIHHEKRKGRTTEILREIEKLNLSILNSSVLSFGSSILEMTIVAQMDVDFCMNIEDLVKNLRSSILRYMVHRLPNPQYHKGLDSLKNT; encoded by the exons ATGGTAAACAACTCGCGCTTTTTAGGAACCCCAGAGAGTGCTTCAATGGAGATCTTATCATCCCAGTTGTTCCCTGAGATA GTAACAGAAGAAACACTACATCATATGTATCAACATCATCAAATGAACGCCTTCGATTTCCCTCTTGAAGATTTCGACTCCAAACTTTTCTCTTCAGAAACGTACTCCCCTTCAGAAACGACACGAGGTCTCATGGATCTGCCAGTCGAAGTTGCTCCAACAATCATGGAGAGGCCAATGAAGATGCCGAAGACTGAGAGATGGAGCAACTCTTGCTCGCCCGGAACATACAAAGCCCCGACAATGGTGATGTCCTCGCCGTCATCTAGCTCCCAGTTGATATCTTTTGGGAGCTTGGATTCTTTCCCAACTGAATCGCAGCAGATTTACG GTGCTTATAAGATCCAAGATTGTCAAACAGAGACAGACAGAACTGGCCCAATGAGTAGACCACCTATGCATACACGAAAACACCTGATTGCTGAGAGGATGCGGCGTGAGAAGCTTAGCCAGAGCTTCATTGCTCTCTCTGCTATCATTCCTGGCCTTAAAAAG ATGGACAAAGCATCAATCCTCAGTCATGCAATCAACTACATGAAGCAGCTTCAAGAACGCGTCAAGAAACTCGAGGAAGAAGTTGCAATCAGGACTGTGGAATCAGTTGTGATTGGAAAGAAGTCTCAGGTCTCGGCATATGATGATATGTTCTCATTAGATGAGAACTCTAACCACTTTGAGCAACAACTCCCTGAGATCGAAGCAAGGGTCTTGGATAAACATGTTCTTCTTCGAATCCATCATGAGAAACGAAAGGGACGCACGACGGAGATActtagagaaatagagaagttgAATCTATCTATTCTTAATAGCAGTGTATTATCGTTTGGGAGTTCCATACTAGAAATGACAATCGTAGCTCAG atgGACGTTGACTTCTGCATGAATATTGAGGATCTCGTCAAGAATCTAC